A window from bacterium encodes these proteins:
- a CDS encoding archease, with product MKRFDIFEHTADIGIIGYGKTLKQAFANTAYGMFSILVVDLNQVNPTKTVDIKVSGNDLEEILVAFLSELLYNHTVGNLILKKFSIKEIGTTSLKAKASGELYDPNRHELLREIKTVTYHQLKIEEKEGYFRTQVIFDI from the coding sequence ATGAAACGATTTGACATCTTTGAACATACCGCAGATATTGGCATCATTGGCTACGGAAAAACACTTAAACAAGCCTTTGCGAATACTGCCTACGGAATGTTTAGCATCTTAGTTGTGGACTTAAATCAAGTTAATCCCACAAAAACTGTGGACATTAAGGTTTCAGGAAATGACCTTGAGGAAATTTTAGTTGCCTTTTTAAGCGAATTGTTGTATAATCATACTGTCGGGAATTTAATACTTAAGAAATTTAGTATCAAGGAAATTGGGACTACTTCTCTTAAAGCAAAGGCATCTGGAGAACTATATGACCCAAATCGACATGAACTATTGCGGGAAATTAAAACCGTAACCTACCATCAATTAAAAATAGAAGAAAAAGAAGGATATTTTAGAACGCAGGTTATATT